A genomic window from Camelina sativa cultivar DH55 chromosome 2, Cs, whole genome shotgun sequence includes:
- the LOC104736401 gene encoding uncharacterized abhydrolase domain-containing protein DDB_G0269086-like, with amino-acid sequence MDSHHATLGRRTLEEIRQKRAAQRLSKTSSGPDLSEIPNPADFPVIRKSESGNRLSETDVGALYSQLKELQKKNAEMEERNKMLFSKLQTREAENGSLETRLNVLEQNTVPSLRKALKEIAMEKDAAVVLREDLSAQVRTLKKRVKEAEEEQYRAEEDAASLRAELNSIQQQAMSTSFVGGSSMGVSPDQLPLLEKEMANIKLELQKESMLRQQEQQRLAEEQNRVASLMSEKQELEQKISALSSRASEVSELGQKGFSVEDKEKLEKQLHDMAVALERLESSRQKLLMEIDNQSTEIEKLFEENSNLSASYQESINISNQWENQVKECLKQNVELREVLDKLRTEQAGALSRVSSEVQANGSHGTETLSLKGELAKEQSRAESLSAQVLQLSAQLQQTTQAYNGLMRVYKPVLRNIESSLIKLKQDGSVTVAQ; translated from the exons ATTTTCCGGTGATTAGAAAATCTGAGAGTGGAAATCGACTTTCTGAG ACAGATGTTGGTGCTTTATATTCCCAGCTTAAAGAATTGCAGAAGAAGAACGCAGAAATGGAGGAGCGCAATAAGATGTTGTTCTCAAAG TTGCAGACTAGGGAAGCTGAGAATGGATCACTTGAGACTCGGTTGAATGTCCTG GAACAAAACACAGTGCCATCTCTGAGAAAAGCTCTCAAGGAAATTGCAATGGAGAAAGATGCTGCTGTTGTTTTACGA GAAGATCTCTCAGCTCAAGTTAGGACTCTTAAAAAACGTGTTAAAGAGGCAGAGGAGGAACAATATCGA GCTGAGGAAGATGCAGCATCTCTGAGAGCAGAGCTTAACTCGATACAACAGCAAGCAATGAGTACTTCATTTGTTGGAGGGTCGTCAATGGGAGTTTCCCCGGATCAGTTACCATTATTAGAAAAGGAGATGGCTAACATAAAACTAGAATTACAg AAAGAATCAATGTTGAGGCAGCAAGAACAACAACGTTTAGCTGAAGAACAAAATCGAGTTGCGTCGTTAATGTCTGAAAAGCAGGAACTAGAACAAAAAATTTCAGCTTTATCCAGCAGGGCCTCAG AAGTATCAGAGTTAGGTCAAAAAGGATTTTCAGTG gaagataaagaaaaacTTGAGAAGCAGTTGCATGATATGGCTGTTGCACTTGAAAGATTGGAGAGTAGTAGGCAAAAGCTTCTTATGGAG ATTGACAACCAATCAACTGAAATAGAGAAGCTTTTTGAGGAAAACTCGAACCTCTCTGCTTCCTATCAAGAATCAATCAATATATCAAATCAGTGGGAGAATCAA GTGAAAGAATGTCTGAAGCAAAATGTAGAACTCCGTGAAGTTTTGGACAAGTTAAGAACAGAACAAGCTGGTGCTCTTTCACGAGTGTCTTCAGAAGTCCAAGCCAATGGATCACATGGAACTGAAACACTGTCTCTCAAG GGCGAACTAGCGAAAGAACAGAGCAGAGCGGAATCGTTATCTGCTCAAGTTCTCCAACTTTCAGCTCAACTCCAGCAAACAACACAAGCATACAATGGGCTTATGCGGGT CTATAAACCTGTGCTTAGAAACATTGAGAGCAGCCTAATCAAGCTGAAGCAAGATGGATCAGTTACAGTAGCACAGTGA
- the LOC104736411 gene encoding putative pentatricopeptide repeat-containing protein At5g59200, chloroplastic translates to MISSLTAISGGPSAIRRDPDSNTLRLSRRKTLISLLRNCKNISQVPSIHAKIIRTFHDQDAFVVFELIRVCSALDSIDYACDVFRYVSNPNVYLYTAMIDGFVSSGRSADGVSLYRNMIQSSVLPDNYVITSVLKACDLECCREIHAQVLKLGFGSSRSVGLKLMEIYGRFGDLVDAKKVFDEMPERDQVAVTVMINCYSERGCIEEALELFQDVKVKDTVCWTAMIDGLVRNRKMNKALELFRGMQMEGVSPNEFTAVCVLSACSDLGALELGRWVHSFVENRKIELSNFVGNALINMYSRCGDINEAKRVFRGMQDKDVISYNTMISGLAMHGASFEAINEFRDMVNRGFRPNQVTLGALLNACSHGGLLDIGLEVFNSMWRVFNVEPQIEHYGCIVDLLGRVGRLEEAYRFIENMPIEPDHIMLGSLLSACKIHGNMELGERIAKRLLESENPDSGTYVLLSNIYASSGKWKETTEVRESMRESGIEKEPGCSSIEVDNQMHEFLAGDTAHPHKDAIYQRLQELNQILRFKEHETDMIIGFAGHQ, encoded by the coding sequence ATGATTTCATCGTTGACGGCGATTAGCGGCGGACCATCAGCTATCCGGCGTGATCCCGATTCAAACACACTCAGACTATCACGGAGGAAAACATTAATCTCTTTACTACGAAACTGCAAAAACATTTCTCAAGTTCCATCGATTCACGCCAAGATCATACGAACCTTCCATGACCAAGATGCTTTCGTTGTTTTCGAACTCATTAGAGTATGCTCCGCTCTCGATTCAATCGATTACGCCTGCGACGTGTTTCGTTACGTATCTAACCCTAATGTTTACCTATACACCGCAATGATCGATGGTTTTGTGTCATCTGGTCGTTCCGCTGATGGTGTCTCGTTGTATCGTAATATGATTCAGAGTTCGGTTTTGCCTGATAATTACGTGATTACCTCTGTTCTGAAAGCTTGTGATTTGGAATGTTGTAGAGAGATTCATGCCCAGGTTTTGAAGCTAGGGTTCGGGTCTAGTAGATCGGTGGGGTTAAAACTGATGGAAATTTATGGGAGATTTGGGGATTTGGTTGATGCTAagaaggtgttcgatgaaatgcctgagagaGATCAGGTTGCTGTAACAGTTATGATTAATTGTTATTCTGAACGTGGTTGTATTGAGGAGGCGTTAGAGCTTTTCCAAGATGTTAAGGTTAAAGATACGGTTTGTTGGACTGCGATGATTGATGGGTTGGTTAGAAACAGGAAGATGAACAAAGCATTGGAGCTTTTCAGGGGAATGCAGATGGAAGGTGTTAGTCCTAATGAATTTACAGCTGTATGTGTTTTATCTGCGTGCTCGGATTTAGGTGCGTTGGAGCTTGGGAGATGGGTACATTCATTTGTTGAGAATAGAAAGATTGAGCTTAGTAATTTCGTAGGCAATGCTTTGATCAACATGTACTCTAGGTGTGGTGATATCAATGAGGCAAAGCGGGTTTTTAGGGGAATGCAAGATAAAGATGTCATTTCTTACAACACGATGATTTCTGGATTAGCAATGCATGGGGCTAGCTTTGAAGCTATAAATGAATTTCGGGATATGGTGAACAGAGGATTTAGGCCGAATCAGGTGACTTTGGGTGCTCTTTTAAACGCATGTAGCCATGGAGGTTTGTTGGATATAGGGCTTGAAGTGTTCAATTCTATGTGGAGAGTTTTTAATGTTGAACCGCAGATTGAGCATTATGGTTGTATTGTTGATCTTCTTGGTCGAGTGGGGAGACTAGAGGAGGCTTACAGATTCATAGAAAACATGCCGATAGAACCGGATCATATCATGTTAGGATCTCTTTTGAGTGCTTGTAAGATCCATGGAAACATGGAACTTGGTGAAAGGATTGCCAAGAGACTACTCGAATCTGAGAATCCAGATTCTGGGACTTACGTTCTGTTATCGAATATTTATGCTTCATCAGGGAAATGGAAAGAAACTACTGAAGTCAGAGAAAGTATGAGAGAATCAGGGATTGAGAAGGAACCAGGATGCAGTAGTATCGAAGTGGACAACCAGATGCATGAGTTTCTTGCGGGAGATACAGCACACCCTCATAAAGATGCAATTTATCAGAGATTAcaagaactgaatcaaattCTTAGATTCAAAGAGCATGAAACGGATATGATAATTGGGTTTGCTGGACATCAATGA
- the LOC104756409 gene encoding subtilisin-like protease SBT4.3: MAKLSTSLLLIYVAFMFTTNVSANDNRQVYIVYMGALPEYGYSPPSDHLSILQKLVGTNAASSLLITSYKRSFNGFAAKLSQAESQKLQSMKEVVSVFPSRSHQLTTTRSWDFVGFGETAKRENVKESDVIVGVIDSGIWPESESFDDKGFGPPPKKWKGSCKGGLNFTCNNKLIGARFYNKFSLSARDDEGHGTHTASIAAGNAVQGASFYGLAQGTARGGVPSARIAAYKVCLKGPARCSDVNILAAFDDAIADGVDVISISISTDYVSNLLNTSVAIGSFHAMFKGIITAGSAGNNGPEQGSVANVSPWMITVAASATDRRFVDRVVLGNGKALTGLSVNPFSLSGTKFPIVYGQNVSKNCSQDQAGYCLEGCVDRDLVKGKIVLCDDFLGNKEAHLAGATGAIVLNTLYLDIAFVLPLPASSLSLKDYESIKSYIQSTEHPQAEILRTEEIVDREAPYVPSFSSRGPSFTIQNLLKPDVSAPGLEILAAFSPVASPSDIMYPEDTRSVRYSVMSGTSMACPHVAGVAAYVKSFRPDWSPSAIKSAIMTTATTMNLKKNPDQEFAYGSGQINPTKASDPGLVYEIETEDYLKMLCSEGFDSRSLTKISRQNITCSERTQVKDLNYPTMTTYVPPLHPFNITFRRTVTNVGLPNSTYKASIVPLRQEILINIEPETLSFGFLNEKKSFVVTISGEKLKDGSFVSSSLVWSDGSHSVRSPIVAYSIQP; encoded by the exons ATGGCTAAGCTTTCTACATCTCTCTTATTAATTTATGTAGCATTCATGTTCACCACAAATGTGTCTGCCAATGATAATAGACAG GTGTATATTGTGTACATGGGAGCACTTCCTGAGTATGGGTACTCACCTCCATCTGACCATCTCAGTATACTCCAAAAACTTGTTGGCACTAA TGCTGCATCAAGTTTGTTAATTACAAGCTATAAAAGGAGTTTTAATGGATTTGCTGCCAAACTATCTCAAGCCGAGAGTCAGAAACTTCAAA GTATGAAAGAGGTAGTATCTGTGTTTCCAAGCAGAAGTCATCAACTGACAACAACAAGATCGTGGGACTTTGTGGGATTTGGTGAGACTGCAAAACGAGAGAATGTGAAAGAAAGTGATGTTATTGTCGGAGTGATCGACAGCGGAATCTGGCCGGAATCTGAAAGCTTCGACGACAAAGGTTTTGGTCCTCCTCCAAAGAAATGGAAAGGTTCTTGTAAAGGTGGCCTAAACTTCACTTGCAACAA CAAACTCATTGGAGCTAGGTTTTACAACAAATTTTCCCTCTCAGCAAGAGACGACGAAGGACACGGAACCCACACTGCGTCAATAGCTGCTGGTAATGCGGTTCAAGGCGCCAGCTTTTACGGCCTAGCTCAAGGTACGGCTCGTGGTGGAGTTCCCTCAGCGAGAATTGCCGCCTATAAAGTCTGCCTTAAAGGTCCCGCCCGCTGCAGCGATGTAAATATTCTGGCTGCGTTTGATGACGCCATTGCCGACGGTGTTGATGTCATCTCGATCTCAATCTCAACCGATTATGTCTCCAATTTATTGAACACTTCTGTAGCCATTGGTTCGTTTCACGCAATGTTTAAAGGGATTATCACGGCAGGCTCAGCAGGGAACAATGGGCCTGAGCAAGGTTCTGTAGCAAATGTATCACCGTGGATGATAACCGTCGCAGCCAGTGCTACGGACCGGCGTTTCGTTGACAGAGTCGTTCTTGGTAACGGAAAAGCATTAACG GGTCTATCAGTTAATCCATTCAGTCTCAGTGGGACAAAGTTCCCGATCGTTTACGGCCAAAACGTTTCAAAAAACTGTTCCCAAGACCAAGCCGG TTATTGCTTAGAAGGGTGTGTGGACAGAGACCTGGTCAAAGGGAAGATCGTCCTCTGTGACGACTTCCTAGGAAACAAAGAGGCTCACTTAGCAGGAGCAACTGGAGCCATTGTTCTAAACACTTTGTATCTAGACATCGCCTTTGTGTTACCATTACCTGCCTCTTCTCTGAGCTTAAAGGACTACGAATCTATCAAGTCATACATCCAATCTACAGA GCACCCACAAGCGGAGATACTGAGAACGGAAGAGATAGTTGATAGAGAAGCTCCTTATGttccttccttctcttctcgAGGACCAAGTTTCACTATTCAGAACCTTTTGAAG CCTGACGTAAGTGCACCAGGATTAGAGATTTTGGCTGCATTTTCCCCCGTAGCTTCTCCTTCAGATATAATGTACCCTGAGGACACAAGAAGTGTGAGGTATAGTGTAATGAGTGGCACATCAATGGCTTGTCCTCATGTAGCAGGTGTAGCGGCTTATGTCAAGTCTTTTCGCCCTGACTGGTCTCCCTCGGCAATCAAATCCGCTATCATGACAACAg CTACCACCATGAACCTTAAGAAAAACCCCGACCAGGAATTTGCTTATGGTTCAGGCCAAATTAACCCAACCAAAGCAAGCGACCCGGGACTTGTGTATGAAATAGAGACTGAAGATTACCTCAAAATGTTATGTTCAGAGGGTTTTGATTCAAGGTCGCTCACGAAAATCTCAAGACAGAACATCACTTGTTCGGAAAGAACACAAGTCAAGGATCTGAATTACCCAACAATGACTACGTATGTGCCTCCTCTTCATCCATTCAATATCACGTTTAGAAGAACCGTTACTAATGTTGGACTCCCAAACTCTACGTATAAGGCAAGTATAGTTCCTCTTCGACAGGAGATTCTGATTAACATAGAACCAGAAACACTGAGTTTCGGTTTCCTGAATGAGAAGAAATCGTTTGTTGTGACCATCTCTGGTGAAAAACTGAAGGATGGAAGTTTTGTAAGTTCATCTTTGGTATGGTCTGATGGGAGTCACAGCGTCAGAAGTCCAATCGTGGCTTACTCAATCCAGCCTTAA
- the LOC104736419 gene encoding DNA-directed RNA polymerase II subunit 7, whose translation MFFHIVLERNMQLHPRFFGRNLRENLVSKLMKDVEGTCSGRHGFVVAITGIESIGKGLIRDGTGFVTFPIKYQCVVFRPFKGEILEAVVTLVNKMGFFAEAGPVQIFVSKHLIPDDMEFQAGDMPNYTTSDGSVKIQKECEVRLKIIGTRVDATEIFCVGTIKDDFLGVINDPAAG comes from the exons atGTTCTTCCACATAGTATTGGAGCGAAACATGCAATTACATCCACGATTCTTTGGTCGAAACCTTCGTGAAAACCTCGTATCTAAACTCATGAAAGATGTCGAAGGCACTTGcag TGGCCGTCATGGGTTTGTAGTGGCGATAACAGGAATAGAGAGCATAGGAAAAGGTTTGATCCGAGATGGGACTGGTTTTGTTACCTTTCCAATTAAATACCAATGCGTCGTTTTCAGACCTTTCAAAGGCGAGATTTTGGAAGCTGTTGTCACTTTGGTCAATAAG ATGGGATTCTTCGCTGAAGCTGGCCCTGTTCAGATTTTTGTGTCTAAGCAT TTGATTCCAGATGATATGGAGTTTCAAGCTGGAGATATGCCTAATTATACTACATCAGATGGATCA GTTAAAATCCAAAAGGAATGTGAAGTGAGACTAAAGATTATCGGAACAAGAGTTGATGCCACTGAGATT TTTTGCGTGGGTACCATCAAAGACGATTTTTTGGGAGTCATTAACGATCCTGCAGCCGGATAG
- the LOC104756418 gene encoding glutelin-2-like: MECFVVTLALAVLLVTQGSHFSFCLASSASSTDSVSNWFHWPWKKPPFIWHPKVPSWPPPQPPIETHPPPEQYPPPTTYPPPMQYPPPIETHPPPEPPTTYPPPVPYPPPIKTYPPPPSHYPP; encoded by the coding sequence atgGAATGCTTTGTAGTTACTTTAGCTCTGGCAGTCTTGTTAGTAACACAAGGAAGCCATTTTAGTTTCTGTCTGgcctcctctgcttcttctacAGACTCTGTTTCTAACTGGTTTCACTGGCCGTGGAAGAAGCCGCCGTTTATATGGCACCCCAAAGTTCCATCTTGGCCACCTCCACAACCCCCGATCGAGACGCATCCTCCACCAGAACAGTATCCACCACCAACGACATATCCTCCACCGATGCAATATCCACCGCCGATCGAGACGCATCCTCCACCGGAACCGCCAACGACATATCCTCCACCGGTGCCGTATCCACCGCCGATCAAGACATATCCTCCTCCGCCGTCACATTATCCTCCATAG
- the LOC104736429 gene encoding serine/threonine-protein phosphatase PP1 isozyme 2: protein MAQQGQGSMDPAVLDDIIRRLLDYRNPKPGTKQVMLNESEIRQLCLVSREIFLQQPNLLELEAPIKICGDIHGQYSDLLRLFEYGGFPPTANYLFLGDYVDRGKQSLETICLLLAYKIKYPENFFLLRGNHECASINRIYGFYDECKRRFSVRLWKVFTDSFNCLPVAAVIDDKILCMHGGLSPDLTNVEQIKNIKRPTDVPDSGLLCDLLWSDPSKDVKGWGMNDRGVSYTFGPDKVAEFLIKNDMDLICRAHQVVEDGYEFFADRQLVTIFSAPNYCGEFDNAGAMMSVDESLMCSFQILKPADRRPRFL, encoded by the exons ATGGCGCAACAAGGGCAGGGAAGCATGGACCCTGCCGTTCTCGATGATATCATTCGTCGTTTGTTGGATTACAGAAACCCTAAGCCTGGAACCAAACAGGTTATGCTCAACGAGTCTGAGATCCGTCAGCTTTGCCTCGTTTCTAGAGAGATTTTTCTTCAACAGCCTAACCTTCTTGAACTCGAAGCTCCTATCAAGATCTGCG GTGATATTCATGGACAGTATTCAGATCTGTTGAGGCTGTTTGAGTATGGAGGCTTCCCACCAACAGCTAACTATTTGTTCTTAGGAGATTACGTGGACCGTGGCAAGCAAAGTTTGGAGACTATTTGTCTTCTCCTTGCTTACAAAATCAAGTACCCTGAGAACTTTTTCCTTCTACGAGGAAACCACGAATGTGCTTCTATTAACAGAATCTATGGATTCTATGATGAGTGTAAACGTCGATTCAGCGTCAGACTCTGGAAAGTTTTTACAGATTCTTTTAACTGTCTCCCCGTGGCTGCTGTTATAGATGATAAGATATTATGTATGCACGGTGGTCTTTCTCCCGATTTGACTAACGTGGAACAGATTAAGAACATTAAGCGACCTACTGATGTTCCTGACTCTGGTTTGCTCTGTGATCTGCTTTGGTCTGATCCTAGCAAAGATGTCAAAGGTTGGGGAATGAATGATCGTGGAGTCTCTTACACGTTTGGTCCTGACAAGGTCGCGGAATTCTTAATAAAGAATGATATGGATCTCATCTGTCGTGCTCATCAG GTTGTAGAGGATGGATATGAGTTCTTTGCCGATAGACAGCTTGTGACTATATTTTCTGCTCCAAACTACTGTGGTGAATTTGACAATGCTGGTGCTATGATGAGTGTTGACGAAAGTTTAATGTGCTCCTTCCAAATTCTTAAGCCTGCTGATCGGAGGCCCCGGTTCTTATGA
- the LOC104736438 gene encoding ras-related protein RABA2d, with translation MAHRVEQDYDYLFKIVLIGDSGVGKSNILSRFTRNEFCLESKSTIGVEFATRTLQVEGKTVKAQIWDTAGQERYRAITSAYYRGAVGALLVYDITKRQTFDNVLRWLRELRDHADSNIVIMMAGNKADLNHLRSVAEEDGQNLAETEGLSFLETSALEATNVEKAFQTVLTEIYHIISKKALAAQEAAAANSAIPGQGTTINVDDTSGAAKRGCCST, from the exons ATGGCGCATAGGGTAGAACAGGATTATGATTATTTGTTCAAGATCGTGTTGATCGGTGATTCTGGTGTCGGCAAATCAAACATCTTGTCTAGATTCACAAGGAATGAGTTTTGTTTGGAATCTAAGTCCACCATTGGTGTTGAATTCGCCACCAGAACTCTTCAG GTTGAAGGGAAGACTGTTAAGGCTCAGATATGGGATACTGCAGGTCAAGAGCGGTACAGAGCTATCACAAGCGCTTATTACAGGGGTGCGGTAGGTGCACTTCTTGTCTATGACATAACCAAAAGACAGACCTTTGACAATGTCTTAAGGTGGCTACGTGAACTTAGAGACCATGCGGATTCCAACATTGTGATCATGATGGCTGGAAACAAAGCTGATTTAAACCACTTGAGATCAGTTGCTGAGGAAGATGGTCAAAATTTAGCTGAGACGGAAGGTCTCTCTTTCTTGGAGACATCTGCTCTTGAAGCCACAAATGTTGAGAAAGCATTTCAAACCGTGTTAACAGAGATTTACCACATCATAAGCAAAAAAGCTTTGGCTGCTCAAGAAGCAGCAGCTGCTAATTCAGCGATTCCGGGGCAAGGAACAACGATTAACGTTGATGACACATCTGGAGCCGCCAAAAGAGGTTGCTGCTCTACTTAA
- the LOC104736445 gene encoding transcription elongation factor B polypeptide 1-like has protein sequence MRETVKLISMEGFEFVIDREAAMVSHTIRSMLTSPGGFSESKEGVVTFPDISTPILEKICQYFYWSLQYSRGKETEFYIEPELTLELMMAANYLHT, from the exons ATGAGAGAGACGGTGAAGTTGATAAGCATGGAAGGTTTCGAGTTCGTCATCGACAGAGAAGCCGCTATGGTTTCTCATACTATCCGAAGCATGCTCACTTCTCCAG GTGGTTTCTCGGAATCGAAAGAAGGCGTTGTGACATTCCCTGATATTAGCACTCCAATTCTAGAGAAGATCTGTCAGTACTTTTACTGGTCTCTTCAATACTCCAG AGGCAAAGAGACCGAGTTTTATATCGAGCCTGAACTGACTCTAGAGCTGATGATGGCTGCTAACTATCTTCACACTTGA
- the LOC104736454 gene encoding subtilisin-like protease SBT4.11, with the protein MATRGDFSSLLLCLLVLLFLNIVSAVTHDHQDEQVYIVYMGSLPSREDYTPMSHHMSILQEVARESSIEGRLVRSYKRSFNGFAARLTESERERVADMEGVVSVFPNKKLKLQTTASWDFMGIKEGKGTKRNPSVESDTIIGVLDGGIWPESESFSDKGFGPPPRKWKGICAGGKNFSCNNKLIGARHYSPGDARDSSGHGTHTASIAAGNAVTNTSFFGLGKGTVRGAVPSSRIAAYRVCAGECRDDAILSAFDDAIADGVDIITISIGDIKVYPFEKDPIAIGAFHAMSKGILTVNAAGNTGPNTASITSLAPWMLTVAASTTNRAFVSKVVLGDGKTLVGKSVNGFDLKGKKFPLVYGKTAASSASQAKCAEDCIPDCLDASLVKGKILVCNRFLPYVAYTKGAVAAIFEDSSDWAQIHGLPVSGLQEDDFESFLSYIESTNSPDAAVLKSEAIFNKTAPKVLSFSSRGPNIIVADILKPDITAPGLEILAANSLKASPFYDTTQVKYSVESGTSMSCPHAAGVAAYIKTFHPKWSPSMIKSAIMTTAWPMNASNFGGYASTEFSYGAGHVDPIAATNPGLVYDLTKADYIAFLCGMNYNVTTLKLITGEAVTCTEKILQRNLNYPSMSAKLGSNSTFTVMFKRTVTNVGTPNSTYKSEVVLYSGSKLNVKVTPSVLSMKSLNEKQSFTVTVSGSELDSKLPSSASLVWSDGTHNVKSPIVVYTGDFPSLPPP; encoded by the exons ATGGCAACACGAGGAGATTTCTCAAGCCTCCTCTTATGTCTCCTtgtcttgttgttcttgaataTAGTCTCAGCAGTCACACATGATCATCAAGATGAACag GTGTATATTGTCTACATGGGTTCACTCCCTTCTCGAGAGGACTACACACCAATGTCGCATCACATGAGTATTCTTCAAGAGGTCGCCAGAGAGAG TTCGATAGAAGGTCGTTTGGTGAGAAGTTACAAGAGGAGTTTTAACGGGTTTGCGGCCCGGCTCACTGAGTCAGAACGAGAACGAGTAGCCG ATATGGAGGGAGTTGTGTCTGTGTTTCCGAACAAGAAATTAAAACTCCAAACGACGGCGTCTTGGGACTTTATGGGGATTAAGGAAGGAAAAGGGACGAAGCGGAATCCATCTGTGGAGAGTGATACTATTATTGGAGTCTTGGACGGTGGAATCTGGCCGGAATCCGAAAGCTTTTCGGACAAAGGCTTTGGTCCTCCTCCAAGGAAATGGAAGGGCATTTGTGCCGGCGGCAAGAACTTCTCATGCAATAA CAAGCTGATTGGGGCAAGACACTACTCACCCGGAGATGCTAGGGACTCTAGTGGCCACGGTACACACACGGCCTCTATTGCGGCTGGAAACGCAGTCACGAATACCAGCTTCTTTGGGCTCGGCAAGGGAACGGTGAGAGGTGCCGTTCCATCCTCTAGAATAGCCGCTTACAGAGTCTGCGCCGGTGAATGTAGAGATGATGCAATATTGTCTGCGTTCGATGATGCTATTGCCGACGGTGTTGACATAATAACCATCTCTATAGGTGATATTAAAGTGTACCCGTTCGAAAAAGACCCGATCGCAATTGGAGCTTTTCATGCTATGTCCAAAGGGATCCTCACTGTGAACGCAGCTGGTAACACTGGTCCGAATACGGCCTCAATCACGAGCTTAGCACCATGGATGTTAACCGTTGCAGCCAGCACCACGAACCGTGCTTTTGTGAGCAAAGTGGTTCTTGGTGACGGCAAGACACTTGTC GGGAAATCAGTGAATGGTTTTGATCTGAAAGGAAAGAAGTTCCCTCTGGTGTACGGTAAAACTGCTGCTTCATCTGCCTCCCAAGCGAAATGCGCGGA GGATTGCATACCAGATTGTCTTGATGCATCCCTGGTGAAGGGAAAGATCTTGGTGTGCAATAGATTTCTTCCTTACGTAGCCTATACAAAGGGAGCCGTTGCAGCCATTTTTGAAGATAGTTCAGACTGGGCCCAAATCCACGGTTTACCTGTATCTGGCTTACAAGAAGATGACTTTGAGTCTTTCCTCTCTTACATTGAGTCCACAAA TTCACCAGATGCGGCTGTTCTAAAAAGTGAAGCAATCTTTAATAAGACTGCTCCTAAAGTTCTTTCCTTCTCATCGCGCGGTCCAAACATCATTGTTGCTGATATTCTCAAG CCGGATATAACAGCACCAGGACTGGAAATTTTGGCTGCAAATTCACTAAAGGCATCACCGTTTTATGACACCACTCAAGTGAAATACTCTGTTGAATCCGGAACTTCAATGTCTTGTCCACACGCTGCAGGCGTAGCCGCCTATATCAAGACGTTTCATCCTAAATGGTCCCCTTCCATGATCAAATCTGCAATTATGACAACag CTTGGCCGATGAATGCTTCTAATTTTGGTGGATATGCATCCACCGAGTTTTCTTATGGAGCTGGCCATGTAGACCCAATAGCTGCTACTAATCCAGGTCTCGTCTATGATTTGACCAAAGCAGACTACATTGCCTTCCTCTGCGGCATGAACTACAATGTGACTACCCTGAAACTCATCACCGGTGAAGCAGTCACTTGCACTGAAAAAATCTTACAAAGAAACCTCAACTATCCTTCTATGTCGGCTAAATTGGGATCTAATAGCACCTTTACTGTCATGTTCAAAAGAACAGTCACCAACGTTGGTACCCCAAACTCTACATACAAATCAGAAGTTGTCTTATATAGCGGATCGAAGCTCAACGTCAAGGTCACACCTAGTGTTCTATCTATGAAGTCGCTTAACGAGAAGCAGTCTTTCACGGTGACTGTATCAGGCAGCGAGCTCGACTCAAAACTGCCTTCCTCCGCAAGTCTAGTTTGGTCTGATGGGACGCATAATGTGAAAAGCCCCATTGTTGTTTATACTGGTGACTTCCCATCATTACCACCACCATAA